Within Kineococcus endophyticus, the genomic segment TTGTCGGCGTTCCTCTGGGCGCTCGACGGTCTGGCGGCCGAGCCGGTCCCGGAGGACAAGGACCACCGCTGCCGCGTCCTGTACGTCTCCCCGCTCAAGGCGCTCGCCGTGGACGTCGAGCGCAACCTGCGCTCCCCGCTGACCGGCATCCGGCAGGCGGCCCAGCGCCTCGGCCTGCCGGTCCCGGACGTGCGGGTGGGCGTGCGGTCGGGCGACACCCCGGCCGAGGAACGGCGCGGTTTCACCCGCACCCCGCCGGACGTGCTCATCACGACGCCGGAGTCCCTGTTCCTGCTCCTGACGTCGAAGGCGCGCGAGCAGTTGCGGGGCGTGCGGACGGTCGTGCTCGACGAGGTGCACGCGATGGCGGGGTCCAAGCGCGGCGCCCACCTCGCCGTCTCCCTGGAGCGTCTGGACGCCCTGGTCGCCGCGGCGGGCGGTGAGCCGACCCAGCGGGTCGGGTTGTCGGCGACGGTCCGGCCGGTGCAGACGGTCGCGGAGTGGGTCTCCGGCGGCCGGCCGGTCACGGTCGTCCAACCGCCGTCCACCAAGGAGTTCGACCTGAAGGTCGTCGTGCCCGTGGAGGACATGAGCCAGCTCGACGCCTCCGGCCGCGGCGCGGAGGACCCGGACGACCTCACGGGCCAGGCGGCGGGGAACCCGCGCCGGGCGAGCATCTGGCCGCACGTGGAGGAACGCATCGTCGACCTCGTGGCCGACCACCGCTCGACCCTGGTGTTCTCGAACTCCCGCCGGTTGTCCGAACGCCTCACGGCCCGCCTCAACGAGATCTGGGACGAGCGGCTGAACCCGGACGAGGAGGAGGACGGCGAGACTCCCGCAGCGCCGCCCGCGGAGGTCATGGGCGCCGCGGGGCACGCCCAGAATCGGCCGCCGGTCCTGGCCCGAGCCCACCACGGGTCGGTGTCGAAGGAGCAGCGCTCCCTCATCGAGGAGGACCTCAAGGCCGGCCGGCTGCCCGCCGTGGTCGCGACCTCGAGCCTGGAACTCGGCATCGACATGGGTGCGGTCGACCTCGTCGTCCAGGTCGAGTCCCCGCCCAGCGTGGCCAGCGGGCTGCAGCGCGTCGGTCGCGCGGGCCACCAGGTGGGCGCGGTCTCACGCGGGGTGCTGTTCCCCAAGTTCCGCGGTGACCTGTTGCAGACCGCCGTGGTCGTCGAGCGCATGCGCGACGGGCGGATCGAGGAGCTGAGGGTCCCGGCGAACCCCCTCGACGTCCTGGCCCAGCAGATCGTCGCGATGGTCGCGATGGACGAGTGGACGGTGCCGGACCTGCTGGCGCTGGCCAAGCGCGCCGCACCGTTCGCGACGCTGTCCCGGGCAGTGCTCGACGCGGTCCTCGACATGCTCTCGGGCCGCTACCCCAGCGACGAGTTCGCCGAGCTGCGTCCCCGGCTCGTGTGGGACCGGGTCACCGACACCCTCACCGGACGCCCCGGCGCGCAACGGCTCGCGGTGACCAGCGGCGGGACGATCCCCGACCGCGGGTTGTTCGGCGTCTTCCTCGCCTCCGGCGAGGGGCCGGGCCGGCGCGTCGGGGAGCTCGACGAGGAGATGGTCTACGAGTCCCGCGTCGGCGACGTCATCACCCTGGGGTCCTCGGCGTGGCGTGTGGAGGACATCACCCACGACCGGGTGCTCGTGACGCCCGCCCCGGGTCAGCCGGGGCGGTTGCCGTTCTGGCACGGGGAAGCGCTGGGCCGGCCCGCCGAACTCGGCCGCGCCCTCGGGGAGTTCGTGCGGGAACTCGGCTCGCTGGACGGGGGTTTCGGCGGGGTTCCCGCGCGCGAGCGCGTGCTCGCGGCCGGGCTCGACGACTGGGCGACGGGGAACCTGCTCACCTACCTGGGCGAGCAGCAGGAGGCCACGCGGCACGTCCCGGACGACCGCACGATCGTCGTGGAGCGCTTCCGCGACGAGCTCGGGGACTGGCGCATCTGCATCCACTCCCCCTTCGGCGGCCAGGTGCACTCGCCGTGGGCACTGGCTCTCGGGGCCCGCATGCGGGAGCGGTTCGGCGTCGACGTGCAGGCCATGCCCGCCGACGACGGGATCGTCCTGCGGCTGCCCGACCTCGACCTGCCGGAGGGGCAGGCCCCCGACGTCGCCGACCTCGTCGCGCTGGAGGCGAACGAGGTGGCCGAACTCGTCACCGCCGAGATCGGCGGGTCCGCGCTGTTCGCGTCGCGCTTCCGGGAGTGCGCGGCCCGCGCCCTGCTGCTCCCCCGCCGCCAGCCGGGGCGCCGGCAGCCGCTGTGGCAGCAGCGCCAGCGCGCGGCGTCGCTGCTGAAGGTCGCGAGCCGGTTCGCGAGCTTCCCGATCGTCCTGGAGACGGTGCGCGAGTGCCTGTCCGACGTCTTCGACGTGACCGGTCTGGAACAGCTCATGGGCGACCTGGCCGCGCGCAAGGTCCGCATCGTCGAGGTCGAGTCGCCCCAGCCGTCCCCCTTCGCCCGCGGCCTGATGTTCGGCTACGTCGCGCAGTTCCTGTACGAGGGCGACTCCCCGCTGGCCGAGCGGCGGGCCGCCGCGCTCGCCCTGGACCCGAGCCTGCTGGCCGAGCTCCTCGGTCGGGGCGAGGGGGCGGCGCTGCGGGACCTGCTGGACCCGGAGGCGGTGCAGCGCACCGAGGACGAGCTGCAGCGGCTGGTGCCGGAGCGCAAGTCCACCGACGCCGAGGACGTGGCGGACCTGCTGCGCGTGCTCGGCCCGCTGACGACGGCCGAGGTCGCCGCCCGCAGCGAGGGCGACGCGGCGCGCTGGCTGGTGGGCTTGGAGGAGGCGCGCCGGCTCATCCGGGTGCGCATCGCGGGCGAGGAGCACTGGGCGGTCATCGAGGACGCCGGGCGGTTGCGCGACGGGCTCGGGACCCCGTTGCCCGTCGGCATCCCGGAGGCGTTCACCGAACCCGTGGCGGACCCGCTGGCGGAACTGTTCGGCCGGTACGCCCGCACCCACGGGCCGTTCACGGTGACCGACGCGGCGGCCCGCTTCGGCGTGGGCCGGGCGGTGGCGCACGACGCCCTGCGCAGGTTGCAGGCCTCCGGCCGGCTCGTGGAGGGCGAGCTGCGCCCGGGCGGGACGGGGCTGGAGTTCTGCGACGCCGACGTCCTGCGCATCCTGCGCCGGCGGTCGCTCGCGGCGCTGCGCGCGGACGTCGAACCCGTGCCGCCGCGCGACCTGGCCCGGTTCCTGCCGGCGTGGCAGGGCGTGAGCACCGGTCTGCGGCAGCGCATGCGCGGGGTGGACGGGGTGCTGCGGGTCGTCGAGCAGCTCGCGGGCGCGGTCGTCCCGGCCAGCGCCTTGGAACCGCTCGTGCTGGCCTCGCGGGTGGAGGGGTACGTGCCGTCGATGCTCGACGAGCTCACCGCGGCCGGGGAGGTCGTGTGGTCCGGCCACGGCAGCCTGCCCGGTGACGACGGCTGGGTCTCGCTGCACCCGGCCGACCTGGCCCCGCTGACCCTGCCGGACCCGGCGGAGGCGGACGTCGAGGTGGACACCGAGCTGCACCGGGCCGTCCTCGACGCACTCGGCGGCGGCGGCGCCTACTTCTTCCGCGCGCTGTCCGACGCCGTGGGGTCCACCGACGACCCGGGGCTGACCACCGTCCTGTGGGACCTGGTGTGGGCGGGGCGGCTGACCAACGACACCCTCGCGCCGCTGCGGAACCGCCTCGGGGGTCGCGGGGCGCACAAGCCTCGCGCCGCCGCCCCGAGGACGCGGTACGCCCGCCCGGGCCGGGCGCCGCGGGGGACCCGCCGCCTGGAACTGCCCTCGCGGGGCGGTCCGCCGTCGGCTGCGGGCCGGTGGTCGCTGCTGCCGGAGGTCGAGACGGACGCCACGGTGCGCGCCCACGCCAGCGCGGAGGTGCTGCTCGACCGGCACGGGGTGCTGACCCGCGGTGCCGTCGGCAGCGAACGGGTGCCGGGCGGGTTCGCCGCGGTCTACAAGGTGCTCTCGGCGTTCGAGGACGCGGGCCGCGCCCGGCGCGGGTACTTCGTCGAGGGGCTGGGCGCGTCCCAGTTCGCCACCACGGGGGCGGTGGACCGGCTGCGCGACACGGCGAAGCCGGTGGGCGGGGCGAGCCCGTCGCAGCGGCGCGGCGCCAAGGACGCCGGGCCGGGCGCGCTCGTGCTGGCGGCCACCGACCCGGCCAACCCCTACGGTGCCGCGCTCCCGTGGCCCGAGCGGTCCGAGGTCAGCGCCGGGGCGACGGGACACCGGCCGGGGCGCAAGGCCGGTGCTCTCGTCGTGCTCGTCGACGGCGAGCTCGCGCTGTACGTCGAACGCGGGGGCCGGTCCGTCCTGTCCTGGACCGCCGAGGACGACGTCCTGCAGCCCGCGGCCGACGCCCTGGCCCTGTCCGTGCGCGAGGGGGTCCTGGGGAAGCTGACGGTCGAGAAGGCCGACGGCAGCGGGGTGCTGGCCGCGGACTCGCCGCTGGGCCGGGCTCTGGAGGGGGCCGGCTTCCACGCGACCCCGCGTGGGCTGCGGATCCGGAGCTGAGGCGTGCCCGAAGGAGACGTCGTCTGGCGCACCGCGCGGCGCCTGGACCGGGCGCTGGCCGGTCGTGAGCTGACCGAGAGCGACCTGCGGTGGCCCAGCCTGGCCACGGTGGACCTCACCGGTCGGGAGGTCGTCGGGGTCGTCAGCGCGGGCAAGCACGTCCTGACGCGCATCGCGGCCGGCCCGGCGGTCGACGGGACGCCGGAGCCGGCCGTCACGCTGCACAGCCACCTGCGGATGGAGGGGTCCTGGTACGTCGAGCACACCGGCGACCCCCGCGGCCGGCGGTCGGCCTCGGGTGTCCGGGCGGTGCTCGGCACGCGGGAGTGGACGGCCGTCGGTCACAAGCTGGGGATGCTCGACCTCGTCACCACCGACCGCGAGTCCGAGCTCGTGGGCCACCTCGGGCCGGACCTGCTGGGGCCCGGGTGGGACCCGGCCGAGGCCGGACGGCGGCTCGTGGAGGACCCGGACCGCGAGCTGGGCTCCGCCCTGCTCGACCAGCGCGTCTTGGCCGGCGTCGGCACGTTCTACATGGCCGAGGCGTGCTTCCTGGCCCGGCTCACGCCCTGGTCACCCGTGCGGGACGTGCAGGACGTGACGGCCTTCGTGG encodes:
- a CDS encoding ATP-dependent helicase; translation: MSTRSADERPPAPAAEDVLGRFSEATRAWFTGAFAAPTPAQLGAWDAVSRGQHALVVAPTGSGKTLSAFLWALDGLAAEPVPEDKDHRCRVLYVSPLKALAVDVERNLRSPLTGIRQAAQRLGLPVPDVRVGVRSGDTPAEERRGFTRTPPDVLITTPESLFLLLTSKAREQLRGVRTVVLDEVHAMAGSKRGAHLAVSLERLDALVAAAGGEPTQRVGLSATVRPVQTVAEWVSGGRPVTVVQPPSTKEFDLKVVVPVEDMSQLDASGRGAEDPDDLTGQAAGNPRRASIWPHVEERIVDLVADHRSTLVFSNSRRLSERLTARLNEIWDERLNPDEEEDGETPAAPPAEVMGAAGHAQNRPPVLARAHHGSVSKEQRSLIEEDLKAGRLPAVVATSSLELGIDMGAVDLVVQVESPPSVASGLQRVGRAGHQVGAVSRGVLFPKFRGDLLQTAVVVERMRDGRIEELRVPANPLDVLAQQIVAMVAMDEWTVPDLLALAKRAAPFATLSRAVLDAVLDMLSGRYPSDEFAELRPRLVWDRVTDTLTGRPGAQRLAVTSGGTIPDRGLFGVFLASGEGPGRRVGELDEEMVYESRVGDVITLGSSAWRVEDITHDRVLVTPAPGQPGRLPFWHGEALGRPAELGRALGEFVRELGSLDGGFGGVPARERVLAAGLDDWATGNLLTYLGEQQEATRHVPDDRTIVVERFRDELGDWRICIHSPFGGQVHSPWALALGARMRERFGVDVQAMPADDGIVLRLPDLDLPEGQAPDVADLVALEANEVAELVTAEIGGSALFASRFRECAARALLLPRRQPGRRQPLWQQRQRAASLLKVASRFASFPIVLETVRECLSDVFDVTGLEQLMGDLAARKVRIVEVESPQPSPFARGLMFGYVAQFLYEGDSPLAERRAAALALDPSLLAELLGRGEGAALRDLLDPEAVQRTEDELQRLVPERKSTDAEDVADLLRVLGPLTTAEVAARSEGDAARWLVGLEEARRLIRVRIAGEEHWAVIEDAGRLRDGLGTPLPVGIPEAFTEPVADPLAELFGRYARTHGPFTVTDAAARFGVGRAVAHDALRRLQASGRLVEGELRPGGTGLEFCDADVLRILRRRSLAALRADVEPVPPRDLARFLPAWQGVSTGLRQRMRGVDGVLRVVEQLAGAVVPASALEPLVLASRVEGYVPSMLDELTAAGEVVWSGHGSLPGDDGWVSLHPADLAPLTLPDPAEADVEVDTELHRAVLDALGGGGAYFFRALSDAVGSTDDPGLTTVLWDLVWAGRLTNDTLAPLRNRLGGRGAHKPRAAAPRTRYARPGRAPRGTRRLELPSRGGPPSAAGRWSLLPEVETDATVRAHASAEVLLDRHGVLTRGAVGSERVPGGFAAVYKVLSAFEDAGRARRGYFVEGLGASQFATTGAVDRLRDTAKPVGGASPSQRRGAKDAGPGALVLAATDPANPYGAALPWPERSEVSAGATGHRPGRKAGALVVLVDGELALYVERGGRSVLSWTAEDDVLQPAADALALSVREGVLGKLTVEKADGSGVLAADSPLGRALEGAGFHATPRGLRIRS
- a CDS encoding DNA-formamidopyrimidine glycosylase family protein, with protein sequence MPEGDVVWRTARRLDRALAGRELTESDLRWPSLATVDLTGREVVGVVSAGKHVLTRIAAGPAVDGTPEPAVTLHSHLRMEGSWYVEHTGDPRGRRSASGVRAVLGTREWTAVGHKLGMLDLVTTDRESELVGHLGPDLLGPGWDPAEAGRRLVEDPDRELGSALLDQRVLAGVGTFYMAEACFLARLTPWSPVRDVQDVTAFVALVHRLLDVNKERADQVTTGDLRRGRQNYAHARSGLPCLRCGGTVRVAMIGRPPQERTAFYCPGCQRGPAPTDDGRPQRPLGSSGRPQTARTYRTRK